TTCCACAATGCCGTCCGCCCGCTTGCGGATCATTCCCGCCGGCACCGCTTTCGCGCACGGCGGATCGTCGCATTGCAGGCAGTTCACCGGCTTGAACACCGCATACGGCCGCGGCCCGATGGGCAGTTCCTTCTGGATTACCCTCCGGCAGAATCCCCCGGGGCCCGTCGGCACTTCCGCCTTGCACGCCACTGTGCAGGCGTCGCACCCCACGCACTTCCGCGTGTCCACCACCATGATCCAGGACGGAGTCCGCCCGCTCGTCATGGCGCGCTCCAGATCCTGCTGCATGCGGAGAAGAGCCGCTCCCGTCGACTCTGCCAGGGGCGGCGGAGGTTCGGCCGCCCCGGCGCGGCCGGGCCCGGTAATATGGAAACCGGCTCCAGCCATCGCGGCGCCCGCTCCGGCGCCGGTCAATGCCTGAAGAAAAGCGCGCCTGCGGTTCGAAATCCCGCTGCCCTGCTTGTCCCGTCGTTCTTCATCCATAGCCTTGCTCCCCGTTGTGAAACGACACAGTCTCCTGCGGGGTTGACTGGCGAGGCCAACCCGGCGGAGAGTTCTTGGCAACTTCCTATCCAGTCCGCACTGCGGCTGTCGGCGAGCCTCGGCAGGCGCGCCATGATTCTACAATCACAGAAATTCAGACCTTTTTAGCTTACTACAGGGACGTCGGGAGCCCAAACCTCGACTGCCCGCCGGCAGTGATGCGCAGTGTCAAATTACACACTTGTCGGTGGTGGCGCGCAGAGCTGGGTGACGTCACCCAGCGGGGTTTCTCTGCCGCGGCCGCAGCACTGCGCGTAGAGAAAGGTGACGACTTCGCGCAGCGTGTCCACATCGGCCGTATAGCGCAGGAACGTACCGCTGCGGCGGACACGGACCAGTTTCTCGCTTTTCAGCTTGTCCAGGTGGTGGGACAGGGTGGAGGCGGGAATCCCAAGGGCGCTCTGGATCTCGCCGGCGAACAGCCCCTGTGGGTGGGCTGCCAGGAGGACGCGGATGATTCTCAGCCGGGCTTCTGTACCGAGTGCGGCGAAGACGTCGGCGTACCGGGGAACCGGATCTTCCTCGGGGGGCATGGTCATGGCAATTGCTCGCTCATTCGGCGGACTTCCAGGAGCTCTGACGGGCGAGAGAGCCCCGGGTATCTTCTTTCGAGCCTGACCGCACAGCTTGGCCCGCCTCGAATTGAGATTATCCGGTTTGATAACCCTTTGGGAAGGGCCCTCTTCACGGACGGCTGAGGCTCCGGACAAAAAAGTCAGGACCCGAGGCCGGACGCGGTTGGCAACATGGAGGAAAAGGGCGGGTGCCATTCAGACACCGATGCGGAAGAGCCGGCGCGCGGCAAAGCAGGGACAAGGGGGCTCGCCCCCGCCTTGAGAACCGGCGCGGAATCGTCAGGGTCAGAAGGAAGCTCGAGTGAACCTTCCCGGCTTTCTGCAAAGACTTTTGACCGGCAATCCCTGCGCGTAAAGCGCGCTTCGAACCTCTGACTTGACGCTGGGAGAAGAGCTGTGTGGAGTGGTGGGCGCGACAGGACTCGAACCTATGACCTCCTGCGTGTGAAGCAGGCGCTCTAACCAGCTGAGCTACGCGCCCTTTACATGAAATGGTAGCACAGGGACCAGCTCCGGGTGGCCACTCAGAGACGGAAGGTCACAGTCAGCGCTCGTCCGGGATAACTGTTCGGTCCTGTCGCCACCGAAACGACAGAGACGCTGATGATCGCCCCTTCCCGAAGGGGCGCGCGATCAAAACAGGTGACCGGCACGGCTTCCATCTGGCCGGGCGGAATCTGAAGCTCCGCGTAAGGCTCTCCGTCAACCATGGCCCTGATCAGGACTGGTGATCCCTGCGGCGCCCGTTCAACCCGTGCCAGGATGTCGCGCACAGCCCGTGTCGCTTCGACAACCAGCGGCGGGCAGATGCTCTCCATGACGGCCAGCTCGCCATCGTACTGGAACGTGTACTGGCCTCCGGCCATGGTCCTCAGCCCCCCGTCTTCTGTCATCGTGAATGCGGCGAAA
This DNA window, taken from Bryobacteraceae bacterium, encodes the following:
- a CDS encoding transcriptional regulator, whose protein sequence is MTMPPEEDPVPRYADVFAALGTEARLRIIRVLLAAHPQGLFAGEIQSALGIPASTLSHHLDKLKSEKLVRVRRSGTFLRYTADVDTLREVVTFLYAQCCGRGRETPLGDVTQLCAPPPTSV